The Haloplanus sp. GDY1 genomic sequence GCGTCACGACCCCGACATCTACCCACCCCACGACCGCATCCAGCCGATCCTCCAGTTCGCGGAGCGGGACGTGTGGGACGCCTTCTGGAACTACGTCGTCCCCGACACGGTCGCGGAGTTCCCGGACGACGGGTACGTCCCGCAGGCCGACGACGACCTGCCCAACGGCCTCACGCAGGCCGACATCCCGGTCAGTCCGAAGTACTTCGCGGGCTTCCGGTCGCTCGGCAGCGAGGTCAGTACCGAGAAGTCCGAGGAGGAACCCGCGTGGCTCCAGGACATCGAGAACACGACGGAGCGCGCCGGCCGCGCCCAGGACAAGGAGGACCTCATGGAGCGCCTCCGCGACCTGGGCTACATGTGAGGATCCGTCGCCCCGAACCGCGCGACGTCGGCGGGCGGTAACGGACCGCAGTCCCTAACCCCACCCGCCTCCTATCGCCGCCGATGACCGACAAGTGGGCCAGCCTCTTCTCCGGCGGCAAGGACTCCTCGTGGGCGCTGTACCGCGCGCTCGAACGCGGCCTCGACGTGGAGCGACTGGTGACCGTCCACCCCGGCGAGGACTCCTACATGTATCACGTCCCCGCGACGGACCTCGCCGCCCTCGCAGCCGAGAGCGTCGGTATCGAGTTGCTGGAGGTCGACCCCGACGACCTGGGCGCCGCGGCGGCGACCGACGCGGGAGCCCAGGGCGACGCCGAACTCGAACCCCTCGAAGCGGCGCTCCGGGACCTCGCGGCCGAGATCGATCTCGCCGGCGTCACCGCCGGTGCCGTCGAGAGCGAGTTCCAGACGAGTCGGATCGAGGCGATGTGTGAGCGCCTGGGGATCGACCTGTTCGCGCCGCTCTGGCAGCGGGATCCGGTCGAACTCGGCGAGGCGATGCTCGACGCCGGGTTCGAGATCCGGATCGTCCAGGTGGCGGCCGCCGGCCTCGACGAGTCGTGGCTGGGTCGCCGCCTCGACGCCGACGCCCTCGACGAACTCGTCGCGCTCAACGAGGCGTACGGCGTCCACCCCCTCGGCGAGGGCGGGGAGTTCGAGACGCTCGTGACCGACGCGCCCCACATGCGCCGACCGATCGAACTCGCGTGGGAACCGGTGTGGGAGGGGACGCGCGGCCATCTGAAGATCACGGACGCACGCCTCGCTCCGACCGACGGATCGAGCGGTTAGGCCCCGTCCGTCATCGTCGAGTGCGCGCCGATGAGCGCGTCCGCCAGGTCGAGGTTCTCGATGCGGGTCTCCTCGTCGATGATCGATCCGCGGACGTCCGCGTCGCGGATGGTCGCGTTCGGGAAGACGACGGTGCGTTCGAGCGTCGAGTCGGCCACCTCCGCACCCGCCATCACGTGGACGTTCCCGCGGAGCGTGGCGTTCTCGACGGTGGCCGTCGGATCGACGCGCACGTCGCCGTCGAGATGCCAGGCCACCGCGTCGAGGTAGCTCTCGGGGGTACCGATGTCGAACCACGCGCCGTCGAAGGTGAAGGCGTGGACGGGGCGTCGGTCCTGAATCCACTGGACGAACCACCCCGGTTCGTCGGGGTTCTCGCCCGCCGCCAGATACTCCTCGAACAGGGAGAGGGTGTCCGCGGGGAAGGCATAACAGGCGATGGAGACGAGCGTGCTCTTGGGGTCGTCGGGTTTCTCCTGGAAGTCGACGACCCGGTCGCCGTCGATGTCGACCAGCCCGTAGGACTTGGCGCGCTCCTTCGACCCCACGTCGTAGGCCGCGAGGGCGGGCGTCCCCGTGGCCTCGAAGAAGTCGACGAACTCCGAGAGGTCGAAGCTGATGAGGTTGTCGCCGGCGACGACGAGCAGGTCCTCCTCGACGCCCTCGCGGTCGATGAGCTGGGCGAGGGCGCCGACGACGCCGAACTTCTCGTCCTCGGCCGTCGTCTCCTCGACGGAGAGCGTCGGCTTCTCGAACTCGCTGTCGGCGATGTAGTCGGCGAACTCGTCGGCGAAGCGCTCGTTGGTGCTGACGTACACCTCCGAGACGCGGTCGTCGGCCTCCAGATCCGCAAACACCGTGTCGATGACCGTCGACTCGCCGACGGGGAGAAACATCTTCGGCCGATGCTTGGTGATCGGCCAGAGCCGCGTCGCGTACCCGCCAGCCAGAACGATAGCCTTCATACGGAGACCGACCGACTACAGTGCCAAGTTTGTTTTGTATCGCCGTCCCGGTCGGCCGTCGCAGAAAGGGATTTGAGCGCCACCCGAGAACGAGGGGTATGGAGTCCACGACACGGGAGCGCATCGTGGCCGCCCTCCGGGAGGAGGCCGCGACGCCGAGCGAACTCTCCGCCCGCGTCGACACCGCCCGGTCGGCCGTCTACGACCATCTCCGACACGTCGCCCGCTCGCTCTCCGGGACCGACGAGCGACTGCTCGTCTCGCCGCCGACCTGTCGGGACTGCGGGTTCGACGGTTTCGACGACCCGATCAACCACCCCTCGAACTGCCCCGAGTGCCGGAGCGAGAGCGTCGCCGAGCCCGCCTTCCGGGTCGACTAGTCCAGATGACAGGCGCTCTCCCGGAGCGGGCCGAACGCGCCGTACAGTTCGTCGGCCGCGTCGTCGGCCCGCCCGGCGAGGAGGGCGTCGATCGCCGCCCCGACGGCGCGTTCGGCGTCCGAGTCCGAGAGGGGTTCCGGGAGGCGGAAGGCCGCCCGCACCGCGAGGCGGTCGATCCCGCCCTCCCGGTCGCTCCCCTCGACGCACCGCTCGCGGAGGCGGTCGGTCACCGCCGCCGACGGCGCGTCGACGAGCGTCGCCACCCACACCCGGAACCCCTTGATCGCCGCCCACTCGTCGGCCGAGAGGGCCGTGTCGCCGGGCACGAGACCCGGACGCTCCCGTCGACACACCGTCGGGAAGGCCTCGGCCAGTCGGTCGGCCGCGCCGTCGACGTCCTCGACGACGATCCGATCCAGCGCGTCCGACAGCGCCGCCTCGGCGCGCGCGTCCGCCAGTTCGGAGGGGACGTCGAACTCCTCGCGGATCGCCGCCCGCACCGCGTCCGGGTCGGCGTCGGCGGGGTCGTCGCCCTCGGCGGCGTACTCGCGGACGGCGTCGACGTCGATGCCCTCGGTGGCGACCCGCAGGCGGAGGTTCAACACCGACCGCCACGTCGACTCGTCGAGGTCGTAGTCCTCGTCGAGGATCACCTCGGGACACCGGGTGTGGAACCGACAGCCCGGCGGCGGATCCGAGGGACTCGGCACGTCCCCGGTGAGGTTCGTTCCCTGCCCCCGGCGCCGCGGATCGGCCACCGGCGTCGATCCCAGCAGCGCCCGCGTGTACGGGTGACGGGGATCCTCGAACAGGTCCTCGGTCGGGGCCGTCTCGACGATCTCGCCCAGATACATCACCGCCACCCGGTCGCACACCTCGCGGACGACGCCCATGTCGTGGCTGATGACCAGGATGGCGAGGCCGAACGCCTCCTGGAGGCGGTCGATCAGGTCGAGGATGTCCGCCTGCACGCTCACGTCGAGCGCGCTCACGGGTTCGTCGGCGACGATCAGGTCGGGGTTGATGACCAGCGCGCGCGCCAGCCCGATCCGTTGCTTCTGCCCCCCCGAGAACTCGTGGGGGTAGCGGTCCACGTCGGCGGCGTCGAGTCCCACCCGCTCCAGCAGGTCGCCGACGATGCGCCGCCGGCGCTCCCGGTCGCGCATCCCGTGGACCCGGAGCGGTTCGGCCACCGACTCGCCGACGCTCATCCGCGGGTCGAAACTCGACGTGGGGTCCTGGAACACCATCTGGGCGCGGCGCCGGAACCGCTTGAGCGCCGCGTCGTCGTACGCCGTCACGTCCTCGCCGTCGAAGACGACCCGGCCGTCGGTCGGCTCCTCCAAGCGAAGCGCCGCCGTCGCCGCCGTCGACTTCCCACACCCCGACTCGCCGACGAGGCCGAGCGTCTCGCCCCGGTCGACGGTGAAGCTCACGCCGTCGACGGCGCGCACCCGCCCCACCTCGTTCCGGAGGACGCCCTCGGTGATGGGGTAGTGTTTGGTCAGCCCCTCGACGTCGAGCAGGGGTCGGGTCATCGGTCGGACGTCCCCCCGTCTCCGCTCCCGTCCCCCTCGCCGGCGTCGACGCCCGCCTCCCCGTCGTCTACCGACCGTCCGCCGTCGGCGGTGCGCGTGTCCTCCGCCGCCACGGTCGGTTCGTCGTCGCCCCGGACCACCGACGGGTCGCCGCCGGGTTCGTAGTGGACACACGAGACGACGTGGTCGGCGTCGCCGTCGACGGGGGTGTCGGGGGGCTGGTCGCCCGCCGCGCAGGCGTCGACCGCGTACGCACACCGGGGGTGGAACCGGCAGCCGTCGGGGGGATCGGTCGCCGAGGGGAGCCGACCGCCGATGGAGGTGGCGCCGTCGCCGCGGCCCGGCAGGC encodes the following:
- a CDS encoding diphthine--ammonia ligase, whose translation is MTDKWASLFSGGKDSSWALYRALERGLDVERLVTVHPGEDSYMYHVPATDLAALAAESVGIELLEVDPDDLGAAAATDAGAQGDAELEPLEAALRDLAAEIDLAGVTAGAVESEFQTSRIEAMCERLGIDLFAPLWQRDPVELGEAMLDAGFEIRIVQVAAAGLDESWLGRRLDADALDELVALNEAYGVHPLGEGGEFETLVTDAPHMRRPIELAWEPVWEGTRGHLKITDARLAPTDGSSG
- a CDS encoding sugar phosphate nucleotidyltransferase, with the translated sequence MKAIVLAGGYATRLWPITKHRPKMFLPVGESTVIDTVFADLEADDRVSEVYVSTNERFADEFADYIADSEFEKPTLSVEETTAEDEKFGVVGALAQLIDREGVEEDLLVVAGDNLISFDLSEFVDFFEATGTPALAAYDVGSKERAKSYGLVDIDGDRVVDFQEKPDDPKSTLVSIACYAFPADTLSLFEEYLAAGENPDEPGWFVQWIQDRRPVHAFTFDGAWFDIGTPESYLDAVAWHLDGDVRVDPTATVENATLRGNVHVMAGAEVADSTLERTVVFPNATIRDADVRGSIIDEETRIENLDLADALIGAHSTMTDGA
- a CDS encoding transcriptional regulator translates to MESTTRERIVAALREEAATPSELSARVDTARSAVYDHLRHVARSLSGTDERLLVSPPTCRDCGFDGFDDPINHPSNCPECRSESVAEPAFRVD